Proteins encoded in a region of the Schistocerca serialis cubense isolate TAMUIC-IGC-003099 chromosome 6, iqSchSeri2.2, whole genome shotgun sequence genome:
- the LOC126484155 gene encoding pro-resilin-like encodes MAKNFLILTLAVASVLAEPPVSRQYLPPGGNGGISTQYGAPNGGANGFGGTNGLSTRYGAPNGNGFGGRNGISTQYGAPGANGFGRTNGGVSSLYGAPNGVFGGGNGLSNGFGRTNGALSTQYGVPNGGALNGGFGRSNGISTQYGAPNGNGFGRVNGASNGLGGRNGLSRQYGAPNGGANGFNGARTPSSVYGAPNGNGFGRMNGLSTRYGAPNGGAANGFGGGNGGLSTQYGAPNGGAGANGFGAPSPVYGVPGAAGYGQGGASQDDLSEPANYDFNYSVEDAQTGAEFGHEESRQEESAQGQYHVLLPDGRRQVVDYEADEGGYRPTINYEETGRGNGGYANGGYANGGNGGYPSSNGGYSNGNGGYANGSGGYSNGNGGYANGNGGYSNGNGGYAKGNGGYSGANGGYANGSRNGNGNGGYPRGNGGYSNGNGPY; translated from the exons AATTTCCTGATTCTCACACTGGCTGTAGCCAGCGTGCTGGCAGAACCGCCAGTCAGCCGCCAGTACCTGCCTCCTGGAGGAAACGGCGGCATCTCTACCCAGTACGGTGCTCCAAACGGCGGTGCCAACGGGTTTGGCGGAACGAATGGCCTGTCGACCAGATATGGTGCTCCCAACGGGAACGGATTCGGTGGACGCAACGGAATTTCCACTCAGTATGGAGCTCCTGGTGCCAATGGATTTGGAAGAACCAACGGAGGAGTCTCCTCCTTGTATGGGGCACCTAATGGAGTCTTTGGTGGAGGCAATGGCCTGTCTAACGGCTTTGGTAGAACAAATGGTGCTCTGTCCACCCAGTATGGAGTCCCTAATGGTGGTGCCCTGAACGGAGGTTTTGGGAGATCCAATGGCATTTCCACTCAGTATGGAGCTCCCAATGGAAATGGATTTGGAAGGGTTAATGGAGCGTCAAACGGACTCGGAGGCAGAAACGGTCTTTCGAGACAGTATGGCGCACCCAATGGAGGAGCAAACGGCTTCAACGGGGCTAGGACCCCTTCTTCTGTGTACGGCGCTCCCAACGGTAACGGTTTCGGAAGGATGAACGGCCTATCAACACGGTATGGCGCCCCGAACGGTGGAGCAGCAAACGGCTTCGGTGGAGGAAACGGCGGCCTGTCTACCCAGTACGGGGCCCCCAATGGAGGCGCAGGGGCCAATGGCTTCGGCGCTCCTTCTCCAGTGTACGGAGTCCCTGGTGCAGCTGGTTATGGCCAAGGAGGTGCCTCCCAGGACGATCTCTCT GAGCCAGCTAACTATGATTTCAACTACTCCGTGGAGGATGCGCAAACAGGTGCTGAGTTCGGCCACGAGGAGTCGCGACAGGAAGAGAGTGCCCAGGGACAGTACCACGTGCTGTTGCCAGATGGCCGCAGGCAGGTGGTCGACTACGAGGCTGACGAAGGCGGCTACAGGCCGACCATCAACTACGAAGAGACGGGTCGTGGCAACGGAGGCTACGCCAACGGGGGTTACGCTAACGGTGGAAACGGTGGCTACCCCAGCAGCAACGGTGGCTACTCCAACGGCAACGGTGGCTACGCGAACGGCAGCGGTGGCTACTCCAACGGCAACGGTGGCTACGCGAACGGCAACGGTGGCTACTCCAACGGCAACGGTGGCTACGCGAAAGGCAATGGTGGCTACTCTGGAGCTAATGGTGGCTATGCCAATGGCAGTCGCAACGGAAATGGAAATGGTGGATATCCGAGGGGCAATGGTGGCTACTCCAATGGAAATGGGCCTTATTAA